A genomic stretch from Streptosporangiales bacterium includes:
- a CDS encoding IS982 family transposase encodes PTGVFTRIAQRLLALTSGIWTNWTTGVTSKRSLTAYDH; translated from the coding sequence ACCCACCGGAGTCTTCACCCGCATCGCCCAGCGACTCCTCGCCCTCACCTCCGGCATCTGGACCAACTGGACCACCGGCGTCACCAGCAAACGATCACTAACCGCCTACGACCACTGA